A genomic segment from Arcobacter sp. CECT 8986 encodes:
- a CDS encoding DoxX family protein: MLRKVYIISTLIVVIIAGFVGGAVDILLLDSVIKIANELGYPLYFFTALGVLKIIGAAMLLLPSRLDGIRDLAYAGFTLDFLFASYSHYSSNSSLGEVIIPLIFLAILTVSFLLKNKASLFNSEV; this comes from the coding sequence ATGTTAAGAAAAGTGTATATTATTTCAACATTAATTGTTGTAATTATTGCAGGTTTTGTCGGTGGGGCAGTAGACATATTATTATTAGACTCTGTAATAAAGATAGCAAATGAATTAGGCTATCCTTTGTACTTCTTTACTGCTTTAGGTGTTTTGAAAATTATAGGAGCCGCGATGCTTTTACTTCCATCAAGATTAGATGGAATTAGAGATTTAGCATATGCAGGTTTTACATTAGATTTTTTATTTGCTTCATATTCGCATTATAGTTCAAATAGTAGTTTAGGTGAAGTTATTATTCCATTAATATTTTTAGCAATTTTAACAGTATCATTTCTACTTAAAAACAAAGCAAGCTTATTTAATAGTGAAGTATAA
- the htpG gene encoding molecular chaperone HtpG, translated as MAKHQFQTEVGQLLHLMTHSLYSNKEIFIRELVSNASDAIDKLNYLKLTDDNMKSKLPEDWKGEINIAFDEDDKSITIVDNGIGMNEEDLIASIGTIAKSGTKSFVEALTGDAKKDSNLIGQFGVGFYSVFMVASNVDVISKKAGEEQAYKWSSTGTGDFDIVPVTKESNGTVIYIKLKDEETSEFASKPRIQNIIEKYSNHIAYPIFLNYQEEVEEELSEEDKKAGKEAKKTKEKRHEQINAATALWTQPKSKLKQEDYNEFYKSISHDSQDPMATIHTRAEGVNEYTTLFYIPKTAPMDMYRADYQPGVKLYVKRVFITDDEKELLPTYLRFVRGIIDSEDLPLNVSREILQENRVLANIKQGSVKKILSEIKKLAKDEEKYKEFVEQYNRPLKEGAYQDFTNKETILDLIRYKSTKTKDGEMTSLAAYKDAADSEQKAIYYIVGENEKVLRNSPLLESYKKNDIEVLILDDKEIDEIITPTLGAYKEWEFKDITSVEPPKVEQSEEEKKEVEEKFQDITKKIKDILGESVKEVKVTNRLSDSPSCVVKDAGDAQMAQMMQMMRAMGQELPESAPILEINPDHEIVKKLNGCPDDKMIEDVSWVLLDQAKLSEGMDITDAVAFAQRLSRITAKAL; from the coding sequence ATGGCAAAACATCAATTTCAGACAGAAGTAGGTCAATTACTACATTTAATGACTCACTCTTTATATTCAAATAAAGAGATTTTTATAAGAGAACTTGTATCAAATGCAAGTGATGCAATAGATAAATTAAACTATTTAAAATTAACAGATGACAATATGAAATCAAAACTTCCAGAAGATTGGAAGGGTGAAATCAACATTGCATTTGACGAAGATGATAAGTCAATTACAATCGTTGATAATGGTATTGGTATGAATGAAGAAGATTTAATCGCTTCAATTGGTACAATAGCAAAATCAGGAACAAAATCATTTGTTGAAGCACTTACAGGTGATGCTAAAAAAGATAGTAACCTAATTGGACAATTTGGTGTAGGTTTTTACTCTGTATTTATGGTAGCATCAAATGTTGATGTTATTTCTAAAAAAGCAGGTGAAGAGCAAGCTTACAAATGGTCAAGTACAGGAACAGGTGATTTTGATATAGTTCCAGTTACTAAAGAATCAAATGGTACTGTTATTTATATCAAATTAAAAGATGAAGAAACAAGTGAATTTGCTTCAAAACCAAGAATCCAAAATATTATTGAAAAATACTCAAATCACATCGCTTATCCAATTTTCTTAAACTACCAAGAAGAAGTTGAAGAAGAGTTAAGTGAAGAAGATAAAAAAGCTGGAAAAGAAGCTAAAAAAACTAAAGAGAAAAGACATGAGCAAATAAATGCAGCAACTGCACTATGGACTCAACCAAAATCTAAGTTAAAACAAGAAGATTATAATGAGTTTTATAAATCAATTTCTCATGATTCACAAGACCCAATGGCAACTATTCATACAAGAGCAGAGGGTGTAAACGAATATACAACACTATTTTATATTCCAAAAACTGCACCAATGGATATGTATAGAGCTGATTATCAACCAGGTGTTAAATTATATGTTAAAAGAGTATTTATTACAGATGATGAAAAAGAGTTATTACCAACTTACTTAAGATTTGTAAGAGGTATTATTGATTCAGAAGATTTACCACTAAATGTAAGTAGAGAAATCTTACAAGAAAATAGAGTTTTAGCTAATATCAAACAAGGTTCAGTTAAAAAAATATTAAGTGAAATCAAAAAATTAGCTAAAGATGAAGAAAAATACAAAGAGTTTGTTGAGCAATATAATAGACCTTTAAAAGAGGGTGCTTACCAAGACTTTACTAATAAAGAGACAATCTTAGACTTAATTAGATATAAATCTACAAAAACAAAAGATGGTGAGATGACTTCACTTGCAGCTTATAAAGATGCAGCAGATAGTGAACAAAAAGCAATCTACTACATTGTAGGTGAAAATGAAAAAGTTCTTAGAAACTCTCCATTATTAGAAAGTTATAAGAAAAATGATATCGAAGTTCTTATTTTAGATGATAAAGAAATCGATGAAATTATTACTCCAACTCTTGGTGCATATAAAGAGTGGGAATTCAAAGATATTACTTCTGTTGAACCTCCAAAAGTAGAGCAATCAGAAGAAGAGAAAAAAGAAGTAGAAGAAAAATTCCAAGATATAACTAAAAAAATCAAAGATATCTTAGGTGAGTCTGTAAAAGAAGTAAAAGTTACAAATAGACTTTCTGATTCTCCATCTTGCGTAGTTAAAGATGCAGGTGACGCACAAATGGCTCAAATGATGCAAATGATGAGAGCAATGGGACAAGAATTACCAGAATCAGCACCAATCTTAGAAATCAACCCAGACCATGAAATAGTTAAAAAACTAAATGGTTGTCCAGATGATAAAATGATTGAAGATGTATCATGGGTATTACTAGACCAAGCTAAATTAAGTGAAGGTATGGATATTACTGATGCAGTAGCGTTTGCACAGAGATTATCTAGAATCACTGCAAAAGCACTATAG
- a CDS encoding DUF6602 domain-containing protein, which yields MSNYINEIINTKIDFLKSSYVSNKNVNHQGIKGSLNEILFLELVKDLVPNKFKLSKGIVQDSSGFQSNESDIILYNNEILPALLFGVELGFVPCEAVEYIFEIKSTINSKELDTTIEKFKNLKKCIGYKGRNVLFSFSSDSKNKSELERYYEKDNTFLYNPYIKAFCVLNKGYYFFSLQKIYLKDSINKNDFVKQFIKQNKSHDIIVGDNNFKIGYEAENIDVNIEKDLIINGINYEDIYFTYYCWAGIEDKKGNCNLLGLLSGISNTLCTEKFGTYLLSNCIDNSFNIYTEYIVDMWNNESYKKIDFDGFNETILNSNRFTLSLNNDGKLNKLVVNKN from the coding sequence ATGAGTAATTATATAAATGAAATAATAAATACAAAAATTGACTTTTTAAAATCTTCTTATGTCTCAAATAAGAATGTAAATCATCAGGGAATAAAAGGTAGTCTAAATGAGATATTATTTCTTGAACTAGTAAAAGATTTGGTACCAAATAAATTTAAACTATCAAAAGGTATTGTGCAAGATTCATCTGGATTTCAATCAAATGAAAGTGATATAATTTTATATAATAATGAAATACTTCCTGCTCTTCTTTTTGGTGTAGAACTAGGATTTGTACCTTGTGAGGCAGTTGAATATATTTTTGAAATAAAAAGTACAATTAATTCTAAAGAATTAGATACAACAATTGAAAAGTTTAAAAACTTAAAAAAGTGTATAGGATATAAAGGAAGAAATGTATTATTTTCTTTTTCAAGTGATAGCAAAAATAAATCAGAATTAGAAAGATATTATGAAAAGGATAATACTTTTTTATATAACCCTTACATTAAAGCATTTTGTGTTTTAAATAAAGGATACTATTTTTTCTCTTTGCAGAAAATTTATTTAAAAGACTCTATAAATAAAAATGATTTTGTAAAACAATTCATAAAACAAAATAAGAGTCATGATATTATTGTTGGGGATAATAATTTCAAAATTGGATATGAAGCAGAAAATATTGATGTTAATATTGAAAAAGATTTAATAATAAATGGTATAAATTATGAAGATATATACTTTACTTATTATTGCTGGGCAGGAATAGAAGATAAAAAAGGTAATTGTAATTTACTAGGGCTTTTATCTGGTATTTCAAATACTTTATGTACAGAAAAGTTTGGAACTTATTTGTTATCTAATTGCATTGATAATAGTTTTAATATTTATACGGAATATATTGTAGATATGTGGAATAATGAAAGTTATAAAAAAATAGATTTTGATGGATTTAATGAGACTATTTTAAATTCAAATAGATTTACTTTATCTTTAAATAATGATGGAAAATTAAATAAACTTGTAGTTAATAAAAATTAG
- a CDS encoding DUF6172 family protein: MKKTFKIQVENKHPDRVVEGIKHEVRKYIKREKRKELPEDKDFWFFNCKFAKEDEEPKTIEFAEITKSIDEAAQAKCKTFYLEILARAEKRPEKEVIESEDEDILED; this comes from the coding sequence GTGAAAAAAACATTTAAAATACAAGTAGAAAACAAACATCCAGATAGAGTTGTAGAAGGTATAAAACACGAAGTAAGAAAATATATAAAAAGAGAAAAAAGAAAAGAACTTCCAGAAGATAAGGACTTTTGGTTTTTTAATTGTAAATTTGCAAAAGAAGATGAAGAACCAAAAACAATAGAGTTCGCAGAAATCACAAAATCAATAGATGAAGCAGCACAAGCAAAATGCAAAACATTTTATCTTGAAATCCTTGCAAGAGCAGAAAAAAGACCAGAAAAAGAAGTAATAGAATCAGAAGATGAAGATATTTTAGAGGACTAA
- a CDS encoding sulfite exporter TauE/SafE family protein produces MEYTFIIALCLTLFFASTVHGAIGFGFGMISTPIIALFTDMQTTILYMLIPTMGANILSILSEGKFLEALRKFWLIIILMVLGSALGTVLLLYTNSDLFKLLLAAIIFLYLLQSVVKIEATFVSKYPRSSTYGLGVFGGMLSGLTNIVAPLMIMYTLEMKYTRKDTVQLSNLCFLFTKIGQITVFLLHGSFTIEDFNISMVGLAATFIGMFLGIKIKKLIDSKLYVKILKVLLFIIASMLVVQTISF; encoded by the coding sequence ATGGAATATACTTTTATCATAGCTTTATGCTTAACACTCTTCTTTGCTTCGACTGTTCACGGGGCAATTGGTTTTGGCTTTGGGATGATTTCTACTCCTATAATTGCACTTTTTACAGATATGCAAACTACTATTTTATATATGCTTATTCCAACTATGGGTGCAAATATTTTAAGTATTTTAAGTGAAGGTAAATTTTTAGAGGCTTTAAGAAAGTTCTGGCTTATCATAATTTTGATGGTACTTGGAAGTGCTTTAGGTACAGTTTTACTTCTTTATACAAACTCAGACCTTTTTAAATTATTGCTTGCAGCAATTATATTTTTGTATCTTCTTCAATCTGTTGTCAAAATAGAAGCAACTTTTGTATCGAAATATCCACGAAGTTCGACTTATGGTTTGGGTGTTTTTGGTGGAATGTTATCAGGGCTTACAAATATTGTTGCACCTTTGATGATTATGTATACTTTAGAGATGAAATATACAAGAAAAGATACTGTACAGTTATCTAACCTTTGTTTTTTATTTACAAAAATAGGTCAAATAACAGTTTTTTTACTTCATGGAAGTTTCACAATAGAAGACTTTAATATCTCTATGGTAGGACTTGCAGCTACATTTATTGGTATGTTTTTAGGAATAAAAATAAAAAAATTAATTGATTCAAAACTATATGTGAAGATATTAAAAGTTCTTTTATTTATAATAGCTTCTATGTTAGTTGTACAAACAATAAGTTTTTAG
- a CDS encoding LysR family transcriptional regulator translates to MDSNLLKVFITVANTKSISLGAKELNFTQSNVTLRIKQLEKSLGYELFHRTNRGVILTLEGEKLYPFAIDIVKKVEEATLKMRDINYHELLKVGSTQSNTTIRLTNFLKKLNKDFEDMKLEFVVDSSLNLIEQLLDYKLDIAFVNGNPNHKDLKVLNTIKEDIVLVEPKDKTAQNTIFAYKNGCLNRIFLEKYLSENKKNKYKKVNLENYELILACVEAGYGVALFSRPIIEKFGYINRLKVTNMDFELDTHLVCRKDFPLIIENYLRKLKL, encoded by the coding sequence ATGGATTCAAATTTACTAAAAGTTTTTATTACAGTTGCAAATACAAAAAGTATTTCACTTGGTGCAAAAGAGTTGAACTTTACTCAATCAAATGTAACTCTACGAATAAAACAACTTGAAAAGAGTTTAGGATATGAACTTTTTCATAGAACAAATAGGGGAGTTATTTTAACGTTAGAGGGAGAAAAACTCTATCCTTTTGCAATAGATATAGTAAAAAAAGTAGAAGAAGCCACTTTAAAAATGAGAGATATAAACTATCATGAGTTACTAAAAGTTGGCTCAACTCAATCAAATACAACTATTAGATTGACAAACTTTCTAAAAAAACTAAATAAAGACTTTGAAGATATGAAGCTTGAGTTTGTAGTTGATAGTAGTTTGAACCTAATAGAACAACTTTTAGATTATAAACTTGATATCGCTTTTGTAAATGGAAATCCAAACCATAAAGACTTAAAAGTATTAAATACTATAAAAGAGGATATTGTATTAGTAGAACCAAAAGACAAAACAGCACAAAATACAATTTTTGCATATAAAAATGGCTGTTTAAATCGTATATTTTTAGAAAAATATCTATCTGAAAATAAAAAGAATAAATACAAAAAAGTAAATTTAGAAAACTACGAACTTATACTTGCTTGTGTAGAAGCTGGATATGGAGTTGCACTTTTTTCAAGACCAATAATTGAGAAGTTTGGATATATAAATAGACTAAAAGTTACTAATATGGATTTTGAACTTGATACTCATTTAGTATGTAGAAAAGACTTCCCTCTAATAATAGAAAATTATTTGAGAAAATTAAAGTTGTAA
- a CDS encoding tetratricopeptide repeat protein yields MSQIEFKNMYDEFNSKFQNKEYEKALDLTYELLQLAGESQLEVAYALMAKARVLMVLDKKEKVIVTFDEIIDSFYDADDETILYILAYALYNKAMVLAKLKKYDEELACYDKLLEKFITDVSPKIELILVKTYLNKAICTKEIGKLEDVAAVYEEFIRNFHNSQQEEVLYDVSSALFNLSSTYQKLEQNDKAIATYDRLLKLFNDTTIETILEVVAKALVNKASMLSDENEYTKALETYDEIINRFEQSENSKLLAQVALASYNKILLLGELGREKELSKVCDKFIEQFANTKDTIINDMVLTAEVLRDKEKFNTNSF; encoded by the coding sequence TTGAGTCAAATTGAATTTAAAAATATGTATGATGAGTTTAATAGTAAATTCCAAAATAAAGAGTATGAAAAAGCTTTAGATTTAACTTATGAACTTTTACAATTAGCAGGTGAGTCACAGCTAGAAGTTGCATATGCACTTATGGCAAAAGCAAGAGTATTGATGGTATTAGATAAAAAAGAGAAAGTAATTGTTACATTTGATGAGATTATAGACTCTTTTTATGATGCTGATGATGAGACAATTTTATATATTCTTGCTTATGCTTTATATAATAAAGCAATGGTTTTAGCGAAACTAAAAAAATATGATGAAGAATTAGCATGTTATGATAAATTATTAGAAAAATTCATCACAGATGTTTCACCTAAAATAGAGTTGATTTTAGTAAAAACATACCTAAATAAAGCTATTTGTACAAAAGAGATAGGAAAACTTGAAGACGTTGCAGCTGTTTATGAAGAGTTTATTAGAAACTTTCATAATTCGCAACAAGAAGAGGTTTTATATGATGTATCAAGTGCACTGTTTAATCTATCTTCAACTTATCAAAAATTAGAACAAAATGATAAAGCAATTGCTACATATGATAGATTATTAAAATTATTTAATGACACTACAATTGAAACTATTTTAGAAGTTGTAGCAAAAGCATTAGTAAATAAAGCTTCGATGTTAAGTGATGAAAATGAGTACACAAAAGCATTGGAAACTTATGATGAAATAATTAATAGATTTGAACAAAGTGAAAATAGTAAATTATTAGCTCAAGTAGCTCTTGCATCTTATAATAAAATACTTTTATTAGGTGAATTAGGAAGAGAAAAAGAGTTATCAAAAGTTTGTGATAAATTTATTGAGCAGTTTGCAAATACAAAAGATACAATAATAAATGATATGGTATTAACTGCTGAAGTTTTAAGGGATAAAGAAAAGTTTAATACAAACTCTTTTTAA
- a CDS encoding HlyD family efflux transporter periplasmic adaptor subunit has product MQKNKIIKLIRYIITFTVVVIAVILGMTLWHNYVDSPWTRDGRIRADITLVAPDVSGIVTKVYVKDNQYVNKNDKLYEIDKKRFESNIQRQESIVEVKRASYLKSKAQYEKRIKGDDSIIPKDIKDDAKYNLLMAKEELNEAKSKLDLLKLDLERSTVYAPTDGWVNNLLLKKGDFIQKGQSHLSILNKDSFWVYGYFEEHKIPKIKEGDVAIMNPLGTDYTLKGHVQSIASGITDRDNEIGRGLLANVNPSFTWVRLAQRIPVRIIIDEVPEGYKLRAGITCTIEIKTDKK; this is encoded by the coding sequence ATGCAAAAGAATAAAATTATTAAACTTATAAGATATATTATAACATTTACAGTAGTTGTTATAGCTGTAATCTTGGGGATGACATTATGGCACAACTATGTTGATTCACCTTGGACAAGAGATGGAAGAATTAGAGCTGATATTACTCTTGTAGCACCTGATGTTTCAGGTATCGTTACTAAAGTATATGTAAAAGATAATCAATATGTAAATAAAAATGACAAACTATATGAAATTGATAAAAAAAGATTTGAATCAAATATTCAAAGACAAGAATCAATCGTAGAAGTAAAAAGAGCAAGTTACCTAAAAAGTAAAGCACAATATGAAAAAAGAATAAAAGGTGATGACTCAATTATTCCAAAAGATATAAAAGATGATGCAAAATACAATTTACTTATGGCAAAAGAAGAGTTAAACGAAGCAAAATCAAAACTTGATTTATTGAAACTTGACTTAGAAAGAAGTACAGTATATGCTCCAACTGATGGATGGGTTAATAACTTATTATTGAAAAAAGGTGACTTTATACAAAAAGGTCAAAGTCATTTATCTATCTTAAACAAAGATAGTTTCTGGGTTTATGGATATTTTGAAGAGCATAAAATTCCTAAAATAAAAGAAGGTGATGTTGCTATTATGAATCCACTTGGAACTGATTATACACTAAAAGGTCATGTTCAAAGTATCGCTAGTGGTATTACAGATAGAGATAATGAAATTGGTAGAGGATTACTTGCAAATGTAAATCCATCATTTACTTGGGTTAGATTAGCGCAAAGAATTCCAGTAAGAATTATAATTGATGAAGTGCCAGAAGGTTATAAACTAAGAGCTGGTATAACTTGTACTATTGAAATAAAAACTGACAAAAAATAA
- a CDS encoding DUF1656 domain-containing protein, producing the protein MHMIISLFGIQIPALILVFLFAGVIQILLNKVFADLGVYEFVWHPGLFRTAIFACIFASFSLIIYK; encoded by the coding sequence ATGCACATGATAATATCACTTTTTGGTATTCAAATACCTGCATTAATCTTGGTATTTTTATTTGCAGGTGTAATTCAAATATTATTAAATAAAGTTTTCGCTGATTTAGGTGTATATGAATTTGTATGGCACCCAGGTCTATTTAGAACAGCAATATTTGCATGCATATTTGCAAGTTTTTCACTAATAATTTATAAATAA
- a CDS encoding FUSC family protein produces MLLAANSSILRIAVDEWLNKDLPGVKYVIKSTLAALLALSICMQFNLNMPQTSVFTVFIVMQPFSGLVYSKSFYRLVGTFIGTMMALVLVGAYAQDRVSFTLFFALWVGLCAGIGFMSRNFMTYGFVLSGYTIALVTMPIIMERIQDVFTFGIDRLSEVVIGLLCTSFISEILFPEKLAKTLDNVEKGKLDLLINTFKDSENIFDFDKQSINYNRDILGADALRVNSNFETGMKQTKKLYYKRLNSEFMHISTTYFSLKNVINNNKDNSFYMDSIKSAYNLLEECLNNYADEPKVPENINALITDLKQTKTEIIQKVEEDKKQIKDDFDLMHDYNSTTYLIVRMVTELSEYCATYINFLSDDKKIKEFEKYSDSLKFSTYSDNVLISVMVIRGAFAFTLMMIFWMATGWSYAPFAVIPAVANTLLLSTAPNPVGATKGFLTGTILALIITPVYNFYIIPMYVTDVFSFWIFLSPVLAFISLLMILPGKNPVGFGILLVFINTAAIYSHYNMSFVPFADMSLATILGLLVSGLSYVLIDFASTAWIELRVKKALNSQLEKSIKDNLALQRVKLESTGFDLVQRYSTVGRLDNKSNRMIFRWVLATLELGKAVINIRRISTQFSTRRPAQVHKILTLVRKYFDDKNQKDKDEQLNKIKQNIEEFEHMHLNSANDQILLKDIYLNFSIIYSIMKNREFLPIKGEI; encoded by the coding sequence ATGTTGCTAGCAGCAAATAGTAGTATTTTACGTATAGCCGTTGATGAATGGCTAAACAAAGATTTACCAGGCGTAAAATACGTAATAAAATCAACACTAGCAGCTCTTCTTGCTTTATCTATTTGCATGCAATTTAATTTAAATATGCCACAAACATCTGTATTTACAGTATTTATTGTAATGCAACCATTTAGTGGACTTGTTTATTCAAAAAGTTTTTACAGACTTGTAGGAACTTTTATAGGTACAATGATGGCACTTGTATTAGTTGGTGCTTATGCCCAAGATAGAGTATCATTTACTCTATTCTTTGCTCTTTGGGTTGGTCTTTGTGCTGGTATTGGGTTTATGTCAAGAAACTTTATGACATATGGATTTGTATTATCTGGTTATACAATTGCACTTGTAACTATGCCTATTATTATGGAGAGAATTCAAGATGTATTTACTTTTGGTATTGATAGATTATCAGAAGTTGTTATTGGATTATTATGTACAAGTTTCATAAGTGAAATACTATTTCCAGAAAAGCTTGCAAAAACACTAGATAATGTAGAAAAAGGAAAACTAGATTTACTTATAAATACATTTAAAGATAGTGAAAATATCTTTGATTTTGATAAACAAAGTATAAATTATAATAGAGATATTTTAGGTGCTGATGCACTAAGAGTAAATAGTAATTTTGAAACTGGTATGAAACAGACAAAAAAACTTTACTACAAAAGATTAAACTCAGAATTTATGCATATTAGTACTACATATTTTTCTTTGAAAAATGTAATAAATAACAATAAAGATAATAGCTTTTATATGGACTCTATAAAATCAGCATATAATTTACTTGAAGAGTGTTTAAATAATTATGCAGATGAACCAAAAGTACCAGAAAATATAAATGCATTAATAACTGATTTAAAACAAACAAAAACAGAAATAATACAAAAAGTTGAAGAAGATAAAAAACAAATTAAAGATGATTTTGATTTGATGCATGATTACAACAGTACAACATATTTAATAGTAAGAATGGTTACAGAATTAAGTGAATATTGTGCTACATATATCAACTTTTTATCTGACGATAAAAAAATTAAAGAGTTCGAAAAATATTCAGATAGCTTAAAATTTTCAACATATAGTGATAATGTACTTATTTCTGTAATGGTAATAAGAGGTGCTTTTGCTTTTACTTTGATGATGATATTTTGGATGGCAACTGGATGGAGTTATGCACCATTTGCAGTAATTCCTGCGGTTGCAAATACATTACTTTTAAGTACAGCACCAAATCCAGTTGGAGCAACAAAAGGTTTCTTAACAGGAACAATTCTTGCTTTAATTATTACACCAGTATATAACTTTTATATTATTCCAATGTATGTAACTGATGTATTTTCATTCTGGATATTTTTATCTCCAGTTCTTGCTTTTATATCATTACTTATGATTCTTCCTGGAAAAAACCCAGTAGGTTTTGGAATATTATTAGTATTTATTAATACTGCTGCAATTTACAGTCATTACAATATGAGTTTTGTACCTTTTGCAGATATGAGTTTAGCAACAATTTTAGGATTGTTAGTATCTGGACTTAGTTATGTGCTTATTGATTTTGCATCAACTGCATGGATAGAATTAAGAGTTAAAAAAGCACTAAATAGTCAACTTGAAAAATCAATCAAAGATAATCTTGCACTTCAAAGAGTAAAACTTGAAAGTACTGGATTTGATTTAGTTCAAAGATACTCAACAGTAGGAAGATTAGATAATAAATCTAATCGTATGATTTTTAGATGGGTTCTTGCAACTTTAGAACTAGGAAAAGCTGTAATTAATATAAGAAGAATATCAACACAGTTTTCTACAAGAAGACCTGCACAAGTACATAAAATTCTTACATTAGTTAGAAAGTATTTTGATGATAAAAATCAAAAAGATAAAGATGAACAACTAAATAAAATAAAACAAAATATAGAAGAATTTGAACATATGCATTTAAACTCAGCAAATGATCAAATTTTATTAAAAGATATTTATCTTAATTTTTCAATTATATACTCAATTATGAAAAATAGAGAGTTTTTACCAATTAAAGGAGAAATATAA